From a single Alloactinosynnema sp. L-07 genomic region:
- a CDS encoding Uma2 family endonuclease, translating into MPRRRIGLTASTYDRLPEDTCGAMEVVDGAIVPNPPPSRSHQRFTRRLANALDVGVGDRWVVATSVDLRLRDVPLLNRRPDVVVYDGALPHDDILRPRHCLLVVEIMSPGSVTTDQTDKPAEYASAGIPHFWRLESAPDDEERLTLFRYRLDPTTRTYASAGVDAGKAVISDPVDVTFDLADLI; encoded by the coding sequence ATGCCACGCCGTCGAATCGGACTGACCGCGTCGACCTATGACCGGCTGCCCGAGGACACCTGCGGCGCAATGGAAGTGGTCGACGGAGCGATCGTCCCCAACCCGCCGCCGTCTCGCTCCCACCAACGATTCACGCGACGCCTTGCCAACGCGCTCGACGTCGGGGTCGGAGACCGGTGGGTGGTCGCGACCAGCGTCGATCTCCGGCTGCGGGATGTTCCGCTTCTCAACCGCCGACCGGATGTCGTCGTCTACGACGGCGCGTTGCCGCACGACGACATTCTCCGGCCGAGGCACTGTTTGCTGGTCGTCGAGATCATGTCACCCGGGTCGGTGACAACCGACCAGACAGACAAGCCTGCCGAGTACGCCTCAGCCGGGATTCCCCACTTCTGGCGGCTGGAAAGCGCGCCGGACGACGAGGAGCGGCTGACGCTGTTCCGCTATCGACTCGACCCGACAACGCGGACCTACGCCTCGGCTGGTGTCGACGCGGGCAAAGCGGTGATCTCCGACCCTGTTGACGTGACCTTCGATCTTGCCGACCTGATCTAG
- a CDS encoding proton-conducting transporter membrane subunit, which yields MSPLWSVVLLPLVAFSVLACPAWFGLRVSESIASTAVVSACALAAMAAAVPWSPDAILAGDWLARVFAALTSVLGGLIGVFARRYLHRDPGYLRFYLLLALFVAAVELVVLAHGLEHVLIGWEVCGLTSALLIAFFHQRRGPVAHGLRAFATYRLCDIALVLAVALPGASASVTGVLLLIAAMGKSAQFPVGGWLPRAMEGPTPSSAIFYGAISVSLGPYLLLHTRPLWDASTVAHVAIVAVGAVTAIHATIVRRVRTDIKSVLAYASMTQVALVFVEVGMGWTVVAVVHLVTHALTRTVQILRSPSLLHDHHRLEQRGLLRETGRVFGMLPAPARAWLYRFALESWYVDGLLGRVRDGARRWSR from the coding sequence GTGAGCCCACTGTGGTCGGTCGTGCTGCTGCCGCTGGTGGCGTTCTCGGTACTCGCCTGCCCAGCGTGGTTCGGCCTGCGGGTGTCGGAATCCATCGCCTCGACCGCGGTCGTGAGCGCCTGCGCGCTCGCCGCCATGGCGGCGGCCGTGCCGTGGTCTCCAGACGCGATACTGGCCGGGGACTGGCTCGCGCGGGTGTTCGCGGCGTTGACGTCGGTCCTGGGTGGACTCATCGGCGTCTTCGCTCGACGCTACCTCCACCGTGACCCTGGCTACCTGCGGTTCTACCTGCTGCTCGCGCTGTTCGTCGCGGCTGTCGAACTGGTAGTGCTCGCACACGGCCTTGAGCACGTGTTGATCGGCTGGGAGGTGTGTGGCCTGACGTCGGCACTGCTGATCGCGTTCTTTCACCAGCGGCGCGGACCGGTCGCCCACGGCCTGCGTGCCTTCGCCACCTACCGGCTCTGTGACATCGCTTTGGTGCTCGCCGTCGCACTGCCCGGTGCGTCCGCGTCCGTGACCGGTGTCCTGCTACTGATCGCGGCGATGGGCAAATCGGCGCAGTTCCCGGTCGGCGGCTGGCTGCCTCGGGCGATGGAAGGCCCCACGCCGTCGAGTGCGATCTTCTACGGCGCGATCTCGGTCAGCCTCGGGCCGTACCTGCTGCTGCACACCCGCCCGCTGTGGGACGCCTCGACCGTCGCCCACGTCGCGATCGTGGCTGTCGGAGCGGTCACCGCCATCCACGCGACCATTGTCAGAAGGGTACGGACCGACATCAAAAGCGTCCTGGCCTATGCGTCGATGACCCAGGTGGCCTTGGTGTTCGTGGAGGTCGGCATGGGGTGGACCGTGGTGGCGGTGGTCCACCTGGTGACTCACGCGCTCACCCGCACGGTCCAGATCCTACGATCGCCGAGCCTGCTGCACGACCATCATCGGCTCGAACAGCGTGGACTGCTGCGCGAGACCGGGCGGGTCTTCGGAATGCTGCCCGCTCCGGCTCGGGCCTGGCTGTACCGGTTCGCGCTCGAAAGCTGGTACGTCGACGGGCTGCTCGGCCGGGTACGGGACGGGGCACGCCGATGGTCTCGCTGA
- a CDS encoding DUF6104 family protein, which produces MYFTDRGIEELENRRGEEEITFAWLADRLRAFVDTNPDFETPIERLATFLARDDDEIDD; this is translated from the coding sequence GTGTACTTCACCGATCGCGGCATCGAGGAACTGGAAAACCGCCGCGGCGAAGAGGAAATCACCTTCGCCTGGCTGGCCGACCGCCTCCGCGCCTTCGTCGACACCAACCCGGACTTCGAAACCCCCATCGAACGCCTCGCCACCTTCCTGGCCCGCGACGACGACGAGATCGACGACTGA
- a CDS encoding multifunctional oxoglutarate decarboxylase/oxoglutarate dehydrogenase thiamine pyrophosphate-binding subunit/dihydrolipoyllysine-residue succinyltransferase subunit, with protein MSSSSPASQFGANEWLVEEMYEQFLADPSSVDPAWHDFFADYKPTPRAASQGAAQAKSAGSDSGTATPPAASTTTATKPPQQPPAAPKPAQAVPSGNGQPAATPAAKPAAVAAKPAGQGEERKPLRGAAAAIAKNMNASLTLPTATSVRAVPAKLLADNRIVINNHLKRTRGGKVSFTHLIGYAMVRALEAYPNMNRHYAEDGGKTFAVTPEHVNLGLAIDLPGKDGSRNLVVAAIKGCEGMTFQQFWQAYEDLIRKARTGALTADDFAGTTISLTNPGGIGTNHSVPRLSVGQGTILGVGAMEYPAPFQGAAETNLIEMGISKIITLTSTYDHRIIQGAESGEFLGRIHKLLLGEDGFYDDIFTSLRIPYEPIRWTSDLAEGPVDKTARVIGLIDAYRTRGHLMADTDPLNYRQRKHEDLDVRSHGLTLWDLDREFPVGGFAGKERMKLRDVLGVLRDSYCRTVGVEYTYILDPAERRWIQDRVEGAHEKPPAAVQKYVLSKLNAAEAFETFLQTKYVGQKRFSLEGGESVIPLLDTVLDKAAEYELDEVVIGMPHRGRLNVLANIVGKPISQIFQEFEGNLDPGQAHGSGDVKYHLGAEGKYFRMFGDGETKVSLTANPSHLETVDPVLEGIVRAKQDLLNKGDASGGFSVLPVALHGDAAFAGQGVVAETLNLALLRGYRTGGTVHVIINNQVGFTTAPEHSRSSQYATDVAKMIQAPVFHVNGDDPEACYWVARLAMDYRQTFNKDVVIDMVCYRRRGHNEGDDPSMTQPGMYDIIDTKRSVRKGYTEALIGRGDISVEEAEKALRDFSSQLEHVFNEVRELEKHPIVASPSVESEQQVPAKLATGVSAAVLERIADAHTDLPDGFSPHPRVKPVLDRRAKMSREGDIDWAYGELLAFGSLNIEGRTVRLAGQDSRRGTFTQRHAAIIDRKSGKEYLPLQNLSEDQGKFMVYDSALSEYAALGFEYGYSVANPDALVLWEAQFGDFVNGAQSVIDEYIASSEAKWGQCSDVVVLLPHGHEGQGPDHTSGRIERWLQLCAEGSMTVSVPSTPANYFHLLRRHALDGVQRPLVVFTPKSMLRNKAATSPVADFLTGTRFEKVIDDPTAPDPAGVTKLLFVSGKLYYELAAEQAKRDIKDTAVVRVEQLYPMPLERLTAIFKKYPNAADYRWVQEEPANQGSWPFYGLNLPEALPEHVTKLTRVSRRPMSAPSAGSSKVHELEQRALIEKAFQ; from the coding sequence GTGTCCAGCAGCAGTCCCGCGTCACAGTTCGGTGCGAACGAGTGGCTCGTCGAAGAGATGTATGAGCAGTTCCTCGCGGATCCGTCTTCGGTAGACCCCGCGTGGCACGACTTCTTCGCCGACTACAAGCCGACACCGCGCGCCGCCAGCCAAGGTGCCGCTCAGGCCAAGAGTGCGGGGAGTGACAGCGGGACGGCGACGCCGCCCGCCGCGTCGACGACCACCGCGACCAAGCCGCCGCAGCAGCCGCCCGCCGCGCCCAAGCCCGCGCAGGCCGTGCCATCGGGCAACGGCCAGCCCGCCGCGACGCCCGCGGCCAAGCCCGCCGCCGTGGCGGCCAAGCCCGCTGGGCAGGGCGAGGAGCGCAAGCCGCTGCGCGGGGCCGCCGCCGCGATCGCGAAGAACATGAACGCGTCGCTGACGCTGCCGACCGCGACCAGCGTGCGCGCGGTGCCCGCGAAGCTGCTCGCGGACAACCGCATCGTGATCAACAACCACCTCAAGCGGACCCGCGGTGGGAAGGTCTCCTTCACCCACCTGATCGGCTACGCGATGGTGCGCGCCCTTGAGGCGTACCCGAACATGAACCGGCACTACGCCGAGGACGGCGGAAAGACCTTCGCCGTCACCCCCGAGCACGTCAACCTCGGCCTGGCGATCGACCTGCCCGGCAAGGACGGCTCGCGCAATCTGGTCGTCGCGGCGATCAAGGGCTGCGAGGGCATGACCTTCCAGCAGTTCTGGCAGGCCTACGAGGACCTGATCCGCAAGGCCCGCACCGGAGCGCTCACCGCGGACGACTTCGCGGGCACCACGATCTCGCTGACCAACCCCGGCGGCATCGGCACCAACCACTCGGTGCCCCGGCTGTCGGTCGGCCAGGGCACGATCCTCGGCGTCGGCGCGATGGAGTACCCCGCGCCGTTCCAGGGTGCCGCCGAGACGAACCTCATCGAGATGGGCATCAGCAAGATCATCACGCTGACGTCCACCTACGACCACCGCATCATCCAGGGCGCGGAGTCCGGCGAGTTCCTCGGCCGCATCCACAAGCTGCTGCTGGGCGAGGACGGCTTCTACGACGACATCTTCACGTCGCTGCGGATCCCGTACGAGCCGATCCGCTGGACGTCGGACCTGGCCGAGGGGCCGGTCGACAAGACCGCCCGCGTCATCGGCCTGATCGACGCCTATCGCACCCGCGGTCACCTGATGGCCGACACCGACCCGCTGAACTACCGCCAGCGCAAGCACGAGGACCTCGACGTCCGGTCGCACGGCCTGACCCTGTGGGACCTCGACCGCGAGTTCCCCGTCGGCGGCTTCGCGGGCAAGGAGCGGATGAAGCTGCGCGACGTCCTCGGCGTGCTGCGCGACTCGTACTGCAGAACCGTCGGCGTCGAGTACACCTACATCCTCGACCCGGCCGAGCGCCGCTGGATCCAGGACCGCGTCGAGGGCGCGCACGAGAAGCCCCCGGCGGCCGTGCAGAAGTACGTGCTGTCGAAGCTCAACGCCGCCGAGGCGTTCGAGACCTTCCTGCAGACCAAGTACGTCGGCCAGAAGCGGTTCTCGCTCGAAGGCGGCGAGTCGGTCATCCCGCTGCTGGACACGGTGCTGGACAAGGCCGCCGAGTACGAGCTCGACGAGGTCGTCATCGGCATGCCGCACCGCGGCCGCCTCAACGTGCTCGCCAACATCGTCGGCAAGCCGATCTCCCAGATCTTCCAGGAGTTCGAGGGCAACCTTGACCCCGGCCAGGCGCACGGCTCCGGCGACGTGAAGTACCACCTCGGCGCCGAGGGCAAGTACTTCCGGATGTTCGGCGACGGCGAGACCAAGGTGTCGCTGACGGCCAACCCGTCGCACCTGGAGACCGTCGACCCGGTCCTGGAGGGCATCGTCCGGGCCAAGCAGGACCTGCTCAACAAGGGCGACGCCAGCGGTGGCTTCTCGGTCCTGCCGGTCGCCCTGCACGGCGACGCCGCGTTCGCGGGTCAGGGCGTGGTCGCCGAGACCCTGAACCTGGCGCTGCTGCGCGGCTACCGCACCGGCGGCACCGTGCACGTGATCATCAACAACCAGGTCGGCTTCACCACCGCCCCGGAGCACTCGCGGTCGAGCCAGTACGCCACCGACGTCGCCAAGATGATCCAGGCGCCGGTGTTCCACGTGAACGGCGACGACCCGGAGGCCTGCTACTGGGTGGCGCGACTGGCGATGGACTACCGGCAGACGTTCAACAAGGACGTCGTGATCGACATGGTCTGCTACCGCCGCCGCGGCCACAACGAGGGCGACGACCCTTCGATGACCCAGCCCGGCATGTACGACATCATCGACACCAAGCGGTCGGTGCGTAAGGGCTACACCGAGGCGCTCATCGGCCGCGGCGACATCTCCGTCGAGGAGGCCGAGAAGGCGCTGCGCGACTTCTCCAGCCAGTTGGAGCACGTCTTCAACGAGGTCCGCGAGCTGGAGAAGCACCCGATCGTGGCCAGCCCGTCGGTGGAGTCCGAGCAGCAGGTGCCCGCCAAGCTGGCCACCGGCGTGAGCGCCGCGGTGCTGGAGCGCATCGCCGACGCGCACACCGACCTGCCCGACGGCTTCAGCCCGCACCCGCGGGTCAAGCCGGTGCTCGACCGCCGCGCCAAGATGTCCCGCGAAGGCGACATCGACTGGGCCTACGGCGAGCTGCTGGCGTTCGGCTCCCTCAACATCGAGGGCCGCACGGTGCGCCTGGCTGGCCAGGACTCGCGCCGCGGCACGTTCACCCAGCGGCACGCGGCGATCATCGACCGCAAGTCCGGCAAGGAATACCTGCCGCTGCAGAACCTGTCCGAGGACCAGGGCAAGTTCATGGTCTACGACTCGGCGCTGTCGGAGTACGCGGCACTGGGCTTCGAGTACGGCTACTCAGTGGCCAACCCGGACGCGCTGGTGCTGTGGGAGGCGCAGTTCGGCGACTTCGTCAACGGCGCCCAGTCGGTGATCGACGAGTACATCGCCTCCAGCGAGGCCAAGTGGGGCCAGTGCTCCGACGTGGTCGTGCTGCTGCCGCACGGCCACGAGGGCCAGGGCCCCGACCACACCTCGGGCCGCATCGAGCGCTGGCTGCAGCTGTGCGCCGAGGGCTCGATGACGGTGTCGGTGCCGTCGACCCCGGCGAACTACTTCCACCTGCTGCGCCGCCACGCCCTCGACGGCGTGCAGCGTCCGCTGGTGGTGTTCACGCCGAAGTCGATGCTGCGCAACAAGGCCGCGACCAGCCCCGTCGCGGACTTCCTCACCGGCACCCGGTTCGAGAAGGTCATCGATGACCCGACCGCGCCGGACCCGGCCGGGGTGACCAAGCTGCTGTTCGTCTCCGGCAAGCTCTACTACGAGCTGGCCGCCGAACAGGCCAAGCGCGACATCAAGGACACCGCGGTCGTGCGCGTCGAGCAGCTCTACCCGATGCCCCTCGAACGGCTCACGGCGATCTTCAAGAAGTACCCGAACGCCGCGGACTACCGCTGGGTCCAGGAAGAGCCCGCCAACCAGGGCTCGTGGCCGTTCTACGGCCTGAACCTCCCAGAGGCGCTGCCCGAGCACGTCACCAAGCTCACCCGCGTCTCCCGCCGTCCGATGTCGGCGCCGTCGGCCGGATCGAGCAAGGTCCACGAACTCGAACAGCGCGCGCTGATCGAGAAGGCGTTCCAGTAA